DNA sequence from the Leptospiraceae bacterium genome:
TTTCTGCAGCCTGTTTTAAGTATTCAATAATAGGAGAACCTCCGCTGGTTCTATAAAGGGTCATTTTAATCCCCAGAACCTTGGGATCGGTACTTGCCATTTTTAAAAAGTTTTCCACTTCCTGAAATGAATCATAAGGATGATGTAACATTATATCTTCCTTGCGAATCATGCGGAAAATTTTATTCATAGATTCAAACTTAAGTCCGGTTCTTGGTTTTAGATAATTAAATTTCAAGTTAGCAGTATCACTTAAATCATAAAAATACATCAAGTCACTGAGACTTAAAAGATGCGGTATTGGAAAAATTTCATGTTCTTTTATTTTCAATGAGAATTGGAGAATCTGTCTTAAAATCTGACTGGCATTATGGTTTATATCGAGCCTTACCGCTTCTCCCCAGATACGGTTTTTCAATTCCAATTTAACACTGGAAAGAAGGTCATCGGTAACATCATCGCTCAAATCCATATCAGAATCCCGGATGATCTTAAAGGGATGAACCTCATGTACAATCATTCCATAGAAAAGATCCCCCAAATGGAGTTTGATTATTCCTTCCAGGGGAAAGAATCTCCTGTCTCCATTATTCTGTGGAAGTTGCAAAAATCTCGGTAAAACGGAAGGAACCTGAACTACTGCCAGGGACTTTCTTGCTTCTCTGGGGTCGTTTTCATTGCTAAGAGATATTGCGAGATTTAAAGTTTTGTTTAAAATATGAGGAAAGGGATGAGAAGTATCAATCGCCAGGGGGGTGAGGACGCTGGAAACCTGCTCTTTGTAATATCTTTGAATATGATGAATTTCCTCTTCTAAGAGTAAAGCGGGATCCTCAATAATATTAATTCGTTTTTCTTTCAATTCCGGAAGAATAGAGTTAATCAAAATCTCATACTGCGCTTCTACAAATTGAGAAACTTTTTTAGAAATGCGCTGAAACACTTCAGAGTAACGCATACCATTCAGGCTTTTTCCATCGTTTCCACTCATGAGAATTCCACGAAGTCCGGCCACCCGGACCATATAAAATTCATCGAGGTTGGATTCTGTTATGCAAAGAAATTTGAGTCGTTCCAGGATGGGATTTACCGGGTCTGCTGCTTCTTCTAAAACCCTGTAGTTGAAGTCGAGCCAGGAAAGCTCTCTATCAAAAAAAATTTCAGGATTATCAATACTTAACTGCTTATTCATAGAAACTCCCGACCCCTATTGATTTACAAAGGAACACAGGTAAACGATTATCAAAAAAGCCCCCTGTGGATCTATAAGAAAAAAAAGTCCGAATTTCTTTTTAGAAAGGAAAACAGGCGAACTCGGTGAATCGCTTACATTTAAGAAGAAGTTCCCTGATTTTTTGAGTGGATGCCTTTCAGTCTATTTAAGTTTCTTCTTCTTAGTTTTTTCAGACTCAATTGTATCAATCTTATTATTCAGAGATTCTATCAAAGTCTTGGTTTTATCAAGGTCGTCTCGAATACCGGTTATCTGGTAAATCATCTTCAAAATTTCTAACATAATAACCGACTTACGAAGATCGGCAGTTTCACTTGTAGATAAGTCAAATTTGGTACGGTATTCCTGGGCAGCGTAGTTGCAAAGCTCAATAATCAGGTTGAAATGTTCTTTGCGAACATAGTAGTGCATATTATTTATGTCTCTTTCTTTTTCGTAAGCTTTGAAATCAAAGAGGTTCTTGGAAAGAATGGCGAGCTTATAGTAGATTTCCGGCCAGCTCCATTTCCATTTACTGTAAGGACCTGAGGGTTTTTGGTCTCCGTAGGCATCCACAATTCCCTCAATAGCAGCTCGAAATCCATGAATGAAGTTGAGCCTTTGAGAAGGACTGAAAAGATCCAGTTTTTCGAGGTATTCCGAATTCTCAGCGAGACTTCCATCAAAATTCATGGAAACTACTTTTTCCATGTTTGTAAATACGCTATAAATCTCTTTACGCCCTAAATTCAAGTAGAACTCACTTTTCAGCCGTAATTTATGCTGAGAAAGCTTATTAATTTCGATGCAGGTGTTGATAAAACGGATAGAATTGAGGACGAGGCCGATGATATAGTACGGCTCTGCATCCTTATTCTTCTTCATCTGAGATTTATAAAGGATAACTTCTTTTTTAAGTTCCTCTATATAGGACTTAAACTCTTTTAAACTTTCGTTATACTCTAATTTCTGCTGTTTTGTTAATGCCATTCTTATACAAAAACATCAACCAGTAGAGCTTCTGCAATATCATGCACTTCTTCTACAGGGTTGGTATTGTCCACCTCACTGACTTTATTATCGTCAGCAGGAGTCTTTAAAATAGCATAATTATACACAGAACTAGTCGTGCTAATATAATAATTGTCTACGGGCCTGATTTCCATGTTTAGCTCCTTTTTGTCTCCGGGTGTTTGCCTACTATCTTATTAGACTACTACCCAAGCCTTTGTTTAGTACAATTATTCTAATTTTAAAATTCTGTCACGAGATTTTTTTGCTTTGTCAAAAAATTTTTTCCAAAAACCCGAAACCTCCGAATTCGAGCCTAAAACCCCTATTAGAACGTTTAGCCTATCTCGAAAATCTATCAAAGATTGCCGAATTGGCTCCCGATTGGTTTCAATAATGGCATCCCACATTTCCGGATTTGAACCGGCAATTCGCGACATATCCCGAAAACCTCCTCCGGTAAGGGGAATCGGAGATAAACCTGTTTTTTCGCTTACGGTGGGATTTTCCCAGCACCAATTCGTCATAATCGAAGAAAGAATATGCGGTGAATGGGAAATATAAGCCAGGGCTTTATCATGCTCTTCAGCTTCGATTTTCAGGGTATACATACCGATTTTTTCCCAGAAATCCCGGATGAAGTCTTCCACTCCCTCCTCTACTCTTTTTGGAGGAGTCAAAATACAGAGCCTTGCCTCATACAAATCCGCCTGTGCATATTTAAGTCCGGAATGCTCCGAACCTGCCATCGGATGAGAAGAATAATAGCGATGGGAAGAGGAATATTTCTTCTCGACAGCTTCAATGATTTCCCGTTTTGTTGAGCCCAGATCGGTAACGATCCCCCTGTAAGAAAGGGGAAGCTCTGCAATTTTTTCACAGGTCAGGTTTACCGGTAAGGAATAAATAATAAGACCGTAGTCATTCCAGAGATCCTTTTCTTTAAACTCGGACTCAAGAAATATACTGTCTGCAACTTTTAATTTCAAACCTTCGTCCCGGCTTGAAACGCTCCGAACCACTCCATCAATACGACCGAATGGCAAATTCTTCTGACGAATCGCGAGAGATAGAGAGGCCCCCATAAGACCCAGACCATAAATGAGTACATTCATAAGCTCTTAAAAACTCTCCGCAGATGGATAAGAACCGAGTACCCTGAGAACCGTTGTTTTCTCTTCGAGTTCCAATAAAAGCTGACTGATGAGGGGATCTTTTCTATGACCTTCAAAATCCAAAAAGAAATTATATTCCCAGGAGTTTTTTCGGGTAGGTCTCGACTCAATTTTCGTCAGGTTTATATTATTATCATAAAAGGGTTTCAAAATCGAAAAAAGAGCCCCCGGCCTATCTGAGGTAGAAAAATAAAGAGAGGTTTTATCCTTGCCTGTTGGCTCACACTCGGCATTTCCAATAATTAAAAAACGGGTAGAGTTATTCGGCATATCCTCAATGGAACGTTGAATAATTTCAAGGCCGTATAGCTCTGCTGCAATAGTAGAAGCGATAGCCAGACCATCCTTTCTTTCGGCTACAAGCTGAGCCGCCCTGGCCGTAGAAGAAGTTTCAACAATTTCACAATGGGGAAGATTTCGAGCAATCCATTCCTTACACTGGGAATTTGCAATTTTTATCCCGTAAAGTTTTTTGGCTTTGGAAAGATCTTTATCAAAACCCAGAAGGTGTAGAGAAATTTTCATGTAGGTTTCAGCATAGATTTTCAAATCAGAATACACAAAAACGTCAAGAGTAGAATTCACCAGGCCTTCGCTGGAATTTTCCACAGGAACTACCCCATAATCGCACTTTCCGGCTTCTACTACCCGAAAAATTTCGGGAATAGAACTTACCGGCTCTACTTCGATCGAATCACCAAATTTTTCAACCGTAGCCTGATGGGAAAATGAACCCTTCGGGCCTAAAAAAGCGACATGCAAACCTTTTTCTATAGAAATAGCCCCGGACATGATTTCTCTATAAATGGCAAATAAGTGGGAATCAGAAAGAGGACCTTTATTTAAATTTTTCACTTTCCGGTATACTTCTCTTTCTCTGTCCGGACGATAGATAGGCTCTCCCCTGGTCCGTTTTACTTCGCCGATTTTTCCGGCAAGTTTGGCTCTTTCCTGGATACAGTCTATAATCTCTTTATCCAATTCATCGATACGGTTTCGGTATTGCAGCAGGTCTTCGTTCATAATCCTACTTTCAAATTCAAGAAAGGATAAGAAGAGTCAAGTGAAATATAGTTCGAAAGTATTTCCCAAATGAGAAATAAACTTTTCATTTTCTAACAGGAAGTTTTTACTGTTATTAAGCAAAAAGAAAGAAATTGCAGGAGATTATTGTGGAAGATAGTAAAAAAAGCGACTCGAAAAATCCACTATTCGTTTATCGTAATTTTAAAACTCGATATTGGCTTTATACAGAAGGCTTTGGCTTTTTAGTAACCATCCCTATTGTTTTTTTCTTTGTTGTATTTTTTGGTGAATTCTCTTATGAAACGATTCTTCTTTTAATAAAGTGTACAGTAATTTCAGCCCCTGTGAATTTTACAGTCGGATTTATTACCAATCATCGTCTATTGAAACCCTTAGAAGTTTACTTTCGAGAACTTGATTCGGGAAGAACCGTTCATAAAGATATTTATGAAAAAGCTCTGCATCGTTATTCTAATTTAGCTTCTTTACATGCTATTTCACCGGCTTTAGAATACCTATTCAGTTTATTATTTATCGTAATTGTTTTTTCTTTTGAACCGGAAGTAACCATAACCCAATATTATAACCTGGTAGGTTCTATCCTGGCTGCTGTTTTTATCTGCTTGTTTGTATATTACAATATAACAGAATTTTTACTGTCTGATTTTTTAAAAAAAGGTTTTCTGGTAATTCCTTTGGAGAAAGAAAAATTATACAAGAAAAA
Encoded proteins:
- the ppk1 gene encoding polyphosphate kinase 1; its protein translation is MNKQLSIDNPEIFFDRELSWLDFNYRVLEEAADPVNPILERLKFLCITESNLDEFYMVRVAGLRGILMSGNDGKSLNGMRYSEVFQRISKKVSQFVEAQYEILINSILPELKEKRINIIEDPALLLEEEIHHIQRYYKEQVSSVLTPLAIDTSHPFPHILNKTLNLAISLSNENDPREARKSLAVVQVPSVLPRFLQLPQNNGDRRFFPLEGIIKLHLGDLFYGMIVHEVHPFKIIRDSDMDLSDDVTDDLLSSVKLELKNRIWGEAVRLDINHNASQILRQILQFSLKIKEHEIFPIPHLLSLSDLMYFYDLSDTANLKFNYLKPRTGLKFESMNKIFRMIRKEDIMLHHPYDSFQEVENFLKMASTDPKVLGIKMTLYRTSGGSPIIEYLKQAAENGKQVTVLVELKARFDEERNIQWAQKLEDSGVHVVYGFIGLKIHCKLILVVRREDMKINRYVHLSTGNYNSTTARFYTDISLFTNNEEITEDAGFLFNAITGFAKLPRLKQLSVAPYYLKDDMLRFVKQEMENAKEGKEARIIMKMNSLVDPDLIVALYQASVEGVKIELVIRGICCLKPGIPGLSENISVRSIVGRLLEHSRIYIFWNGGDHRIFLASADCMPRNFNKRFETMFPILDKGIQSKILNIMELQLKDNVKARLLNPDGSYTKLVPGESIPVDSQTAMVELNEELSKVETI
- a CDS encoding prephenate dehydrogenase; this translates as MGASLSLAIRQKNLPFGRIDGVVRSVSSRDEGLKLKVADSIFLESEFKEKDLWNDYGLIIYSLPVNLTCEKIAELPLSYRGIVTDLGSTKREIIEAVEKKYSSSHRYYSSHPMAGSEHSGLKYAQADLYEARLCILTPPKRVEEGVEDFIRDFWEKIGMYTLKIEAEEHDKALAYISHSPHILSSIMTNWCWENPTVSEKTGLSPIPLTGGGFRDMSRIAGSNPEMWDAIIETNREPIRQSLIDFRDRLNVLIGVLGSNSEVSGFWKKFFDKAKKSRDRILKLE
- the pheA gene encoding prephenate dehydratase yields the protein MNEDLLQYRNRIDELDKEIIDCIQERAKLAGKIGEVKRTRGEPIYRPDREREVYRKVKNLNKGPLSDSHLFAIYREIMSGAISIEKGLHVAFLGPKGSFSHQATVEKFGDSIEVEPVSSIPEIFRVVEAGKCDYGVVPVENSSEGLVNSTLDVFVYSDLKIYAETYMKISLHLLGFDKDLSKAKKLYGIKIANSQCKEWIARNLPHCEIVETSSTARAAQLVAERKDGLAIASTIAAELYGLEIIQRSIEDMPNNSTRFLIIGNAECEPTGKDKTSLYFSTSDRPGALFSILKPFYDNNINLTKIESRPTRKNSWEYNFFLDFEGHRKDPLISQLLLELEEKTTVLRVLGSYPSAESF